The following are encoded in a window of Saccharothrix longispora genomic DNA:
- the wecB gene encoding non-hydrolyzing UDP-N-acetylglucosamine 2-epimerase — translation MVCGTRPELIKLAPLIRLIGARATVVYTGQHYDTAMYHRIRRDIGSPGRFHELAVGGARRGTQLGSAVAAVDELLAEHPTTAVVVQGDTTSALAGALAANANDVPLVHVEAGLRSYDRAMPEEHNRVAIDHLADLCCAPTELNRANLLHEGVPDERIAITGNTVVEALATALPHHDEEAVVLASHELRQDGYVLATIHRPENVDDPANLETILRELSRLPLPVVLPLHPRTAKRVAGFGLTGLLANLKVVEPQAYPAFLALARCAAVVVSDSGGIQEEVSVLKRPVVVVRRSTERPEIEGTFGTLVPPGQRVRTEVLRWLDDVPGHRERLGRIPSPYGSGSPSAVIADALRQLVRGEPPVLTPERVVVPPPASRPRGSRVPHSNSSS, via the coding sequence ATGGTGTGCGGCACGAGGCCGGAGCTGATCAAGCTGGCGCCCCTGATCCGCCTGATCGGCGCCCGCGCGACCGTCGTCTACACGGGACAGCACTACGACACCGCGATGTACCACCGCATCCGCCGTGACATCGGCAGCCCCGGCCGGTTCCACGAGCTGGCGGTCGGCGGCGCGCGGCGCGGCACGCAGCTCGGCTCGGCCGTGGCGGCGGTGGACGAGCTGCTGGCCGAGCACCCGACCACGGCGGTGGTCGTGCAGGGCGACACGACGTCCGCGCTCGCCGGCGCGCTGGCCGCCAACGCCAACGACGTGCCGCTGGTGCACGTCGAGGCGGGCCTGCGCAGCTACGACCGGGCGATGCCCGAGGAGCACAACCGGGTGGCGATCGACCACCTCGCCGACCTGTGCTGCGCGCCGACCGAGCTGAACCGCGCCAACCTGCTGCACGAGGGCGTGCCGGACGAGCGCATCGCGATCACCGGGAACACGGTGGTCGAGGCGCTGGCGACCGCGTTGCCGCACCACGACGAGGAGGCCGTGGTGCTGGCCTCGCACGAGCTGCGCCAGGACGGGTACGTGCTGGCCACGATCCACCGGCCGGAGAACGTGGACGACCCGGCGAACCTGGAGACGATCCTGCGCGAGCTGAGCAGGCTGCCGCTGCCGGTGGTCCTGCCGCTGCACCCGCGCACGGCCAAGCGCGTGGCGGGCTTCGGCCTGACCGGCCTGCTGGCGAACCTGAAGGTGGTCGAGCCGCAGGCGTACCCGGCTTTCCTGGCGCTGGCCCGGTGCGCCGCCGTCGTCGTCTCCGACTCGGGCGGCATCCAGGAGGAGGTCAGCGTCCTCAAGCGACCGGTGGTCGTGGTCCGGCGCAGCACCGAGCGCCCGGAGATCGAGGGCACGTTCGGCACCCTCGTGCCGCCGGGCCAGCGGGTGCGCACCGAGGTGCTGCGCTGGCTGGACGACGTGCCCGGGCACCGAGAGCGCCTGGGGCGCATCCCCTCCCCGTACGGCAGCGGCTCGCCGTCGGCCGTGATCGCCGACGCGCTGCGGCAGTTGGTCCGCGGCGAGCCGCCCGTGCTCACCCCGGAACGGGTTGTGGTTCCCCCACCAGCGTCCCGACCACGTGGTTCGCGAGTCCCACACTCGAATTCCAGCTCGTGA
- a CDS encoding lysyl oxidase family protein yields MRRYAALSATAVLVAAVVGPSNAQAVDSVLLPDLRQAPVGCPGGFSGDPARCADWDVCVVADPDAPNGECLGRGEPGRAARLRFTTSADNIGDGPLLIYGSRGSAAEPTMTARQAFQSAVDGSIPGSYAAAQHRAPATLYYEPAPAHTHWHLLGFEHFQLRTPAGDAVVVDRKTGFCLGDRYEVDDELARRPDDRTTPEGRLAGYLRLNRCGHHAPEALEVAEGISVGYGDDYKHTVDFQWLDLTGVPSGTYDVVNVVNSDRTLVEKSYDNNASSVAITLRWPGGAERAPAVITAPPLVRVVRSCPGQERCARRG; encoded by the coding sequence GTGCGCAGGTATGCGGCCCTGTCCGCCACGGCGGTGCTGGTGGCGGCGGTCGTGGGGCCGTCGAACGCGCAGGCCGTGGACTCGGTCCTGCTGCCCGACCTGAGACAGGCGCCCGTCGGCTGCCCGGGGGGCTTCTCCGGCGACCCGGCGCGGTGCGCGGACTGGGACGTGTGCGTGGTCGCCGACCCGGACGCCCCGAACGGGGAGTGCCTGGGACGCGGCGAACCCGGTCGTGCCGCGCGGCTCAGGTTCACCACATCGGCGGACAACATCGGGGACGGTCCGTTGCTGATCTACGGCAGTCGCGGTAGTGCGGCGGAACCGACGATGACCGCGCGGCAGGCGTTCCAGTCCGCTGTGGACGGATCGATCCCCGGCTCGTACGCCGCGGCGCAGCACCGCGCGCCCGCGACCCTCTACTACGAGCCCGCGCCGGCCCACACGCACTGGCACCTGCTCGGCTTCGAGCACTTCCAGCTCCGCACCCCCGCCGGCGACGCCGTGGTGGTCGACCGCAAGACCGGCTTCTGCCTCGGCGACCGCTATGAGGTCGACGACGAGCTGGCGCGGCGCCCGGACGACCGGACCACCCCGGAGGGCAGGCTGGCCGGCTACCTGCGGCTGAACCGCTGCGGTCACCACGCGCCGGAGGCGCTGGAGGTCGCCGAGGGCATCTCGGTGGGCTACGGCGACGACTACAAGCACACCGTCGACTTCCAGTGGCTCGACCTGACCGGCGTGCCGTCGGGCACCTACGACGTGGTCAACGTGGTCAACAGCGACCGCACGCTGGTGGAGAAGTCGTACGACAACAACGCCTCGTCCGTGGCGATCACCCTGCGCTGGCCGGGTGGCGCCGAGCGGGCGCCCGCCGTGATCACCGCTCCGCCGCTGGTCAGGGTCGTGCGCAGCTGTCCGGGGCAGGAGCGCTGTGCTCGCCGAGGGTGA